From one Acipenser ruthenus chromosome 21, fAciRut3.2 maternal haplotype, whole genome shotgun sequence genomic stretch:
- the LOC117426462 gene encoding iron-sulfur cluster assembly scaffold protein IscU-like — protein MAVAAVKRCCSPLMLFRRLSAPELTTHSCYHKKVVDHYENPRNVGSLDKSAKNVGTGLVGAPACGDVMKLQIQVDEQGKITDARFKTFGCGSAIASSSLATEWVKGKTVDEALMIKNTEIAKELSLPPVKLHCSMLAEDAIKAALADYRLKQDVKATAN, from the exons ATGGCGGTAGCGGCTGTAAAGCGTTGTTGCTCTCCACTGATGTTATTTAGACGATTGTCTGCACCAGAATTGACCACACACAGCTGTTATCACAAAAAG GTGGTTGATCACTATGAAAATCCCAGGAATGTAGGATCCCTTGACAAGAGTGCAAAGAATGTCGGGACTGGCTTGGTCGGTGCGCCCGCTTGTGGCGATGTCATGAAACTACAA ATTCAAGTGGATGAGCAAGGGAAGATAACTGATGCCAGGTTTAAAACATTTGGCTGTGGATCTGCCATTGCATCCAGCTCGCTGGCAACCGAGTGGGTTAAGGGAAAGACG GTGGATGAAGCTCTTATGATTAAGAACACTGAGATTGCAAAAGAACTTAGCCTCCCACCAGTCAAACTGCATTGCTCCA tgcttgCAGAAGATGCAATAAAAGCTGCACTGGCAGACTACAGACTGAAACAAGATGTCAAGGCAACAGCCAATTAG
- the LOC131699032 gene encoding squamous cell carcinoma antigen recognized by T-cells 3-like, whose amino-acid sequence MAAAVREEETQLQEMEEETEPSEAVGEEKEMESEDEGEMGPDGSDAEGDESSDDEKENQAEIQRLEEQLSINAFDYNCHVDLIKLLRQAGELVKLHRARQKMSELFPLTEEIWLDWLKDEIRMAEEESDREKVYELFEKAAKDYICPEIWLEYAQYSIGGIGSQGGIEKVREIFDRALTAVGLHMTKGAAIWEAYREFENAILGTLQPAPGRVPTPEQQEVLNAQLNRIHTLFRRQLGIPFLDMEVTYAEYGEWSDKPIPDSVTQLYKKALQQMEKSKPYEEALLVAEPPKLAEYQTYIDYELKEGDPARIQTIFERAVAENCLVPDMWAKLTQYLDRQLKIKDLVLSSHDRAVRNCPWTVGLWKSYLLALERHGAEHKTVSEIFEKALNAGFIQATDYVHIWQAYLDYLRRRVDFTKESSKELEELRSAFARALDYMKQDVEERFSESGDPSCMIMQNWARVEALHCKNMQKARELWDSIMTKGNAKFANMWLEYYNLERCHGDAQHCRKALHRAVQCTSDYPEHVCEVLLSFERVEGTLEDWDTAVQKTETKLSRVKEQRAKETEKEALLAKQEEEKAEQRRKKKAQKKKAGRAGEKRKAEEEEDDEDEWGDESEQPAKKHRGEGDETMETESGMFSRKAPFQKTSQVPVAQKARAAARPVQQVPHDSSKDHLSVFVSNLPFSLQDPEQKLRDVFQSCGLIEQVRPVYNPQGTFRGYCYVQFESQVFVQEALKLDRKEIDGRPMFVSPCIDKNKNPDFKVFKYSTSLERHKIFISGLPFSCTKEQLEGMFKEHGTVKDIRLVTNRSGKPKGLAYVEFENEAQASHAVLKVDGTVFQNHTLNVAISNPPRRNPSDKPESSRAMGSMMPPQVFGARGRGRTQLSLLPRALHRQSAPESKTENGTLQSRPGEPVQETSATAPPKQMSNADFSRLLMKK is encoded by the exons ATGGCGGCAGCGGTTCGTGAAGAGGAGACGCAGTTGCAAGAGATGGAGGAAGAGACGGAGCCGTCAGAGGCTGTCGGGGAAGAGAAGGAGATGGAGTCCGAAGACGAAGGAGAAATGGGACCCGACGGTTCTGATGCAGAGGGAGACGAATCCTCGGATGACGAAAAAGAAAACCAAGCGGAGATCCAGCGTTTGGAGGAGCAG CTGTCCATCAATGCATTTGATTACAACTGCCATGTGGACCTGATAAAGCTACTGCGCCAGGCAGGGGAGCTGGTGAAACTCCACCGGGCTCGGCAGAAAATGAGCGAGCTCTTCCCTCTCACTGAAG AAATCTGGCTGGATTGGCTGAAGGATGAGATTCGCATGGCAGAGGAAGAGTCTGACCGAGAGAAAGTGTACGAGCTCTTTGAGAAGGCGGCCAAGGATTATATCT GTCCTGAAATCTGGCTGGAATATGCACAGTACTCTATTGGGGGGATTGGAAGTCAAGGTGGGATAGAGAAGGTACGGGAAATCTTTGACAGGGCTCTGACTGCTGTGGGGCTGCACATGACCAAGGGAGCAGCTATCTGGGAGGCCTACAGGGAGTTTGAGAATGCCATTTTGGGAACTTTACAG CCAGCACCAGGTAGAGTTCCCACTCCAGAACAGCAGGAGGTGCTGAATGCACAGCTGAACCGAATCCACACGCTGTTTCGACGGCAGCTGGGTATCCCTTTCCTTG ATATGGAGGTCACATATGCAGAGTATGGAGAATGGTCAGACAAGCCCATCCCAGACTCTGTTACTCAACTTTATAAGAAGGCACTACAGCAGATGGAGAAAAGCAAGCCGTATGAGGAGGCCTTG CTTGTAGCTGAGCCACCCAAGCTTGCTGAATACCAGACCTACATTGATTATGAGCTGAAAGAAGGCGACCCGGCTCGAATTCAGACCATCTTTGAACGGGCAGTGGCTGAGAACTGCCTTGTGCCTGACATGTGGGCCAAACTGACCCAGTACCTG GACAGACAATTGAAGATTAAAGACTTGGTGCTGTCCTCTCATGACCGGGCTGTTAGGAACTGTCCTTGGACGGTGGGACTCTGGAAGAGTTACCTTCTAGCTTTGGAAAGGCATGGAGCTGAACATAAAACCGTGTCAG AAATCTTTGAAAAAGCCCTGAATGCTGGCTTCATCCAAGCAACAGACTACGTGCATATCTGGCAGGCGTACCTTGACTACCTGAGGAGGCGAGTGGATTTCACCAAAG AGTCCAGTAAGGAGCTGGAGGAGCTCAGGTCTGCATTCGCTCGGGCTCTGGATTACATGAAGCAGGACGTGGAGGAGC GCTTTAGTGAAAGCGGTGACCCCTCTTGTATGATCATGCAGAACTGGGCAAGGGTGGAG GCATTGCACTGTAAAAACATGCAGAAGGCCAGGGAACTGTGGGATAGCATCATGACAAAAGGGAACGCCAAGTTTGCCAACATGTGGTTGGAGTACTACAATCTAGAGAG GTGTCACGGGGATGCTCAGCACTGCAGGAAGGCTTTGCATCGAGCTGTCCAGTGCACCTCTGACTACCCTGAACACGTGTGTGAGGTCCTTCTTTCCTTCGAGAGGGTGGAGG GTACGCTAGAGGACTGGGACACGGCTGTgcagaaaacagaaaccaaactGTCCAGAGTCAAAGAGCAGAGAGCCAAA GAGACAGAGAAAGAAGCTCTCCTTGCCAAGCAGGAGGAGGAAAAGGCTGAgcagaggaggaagaagaaagcACAGAAAAAGAAAGCGGGGCGGGCCGGAGAGAAGAGGAaggctgaggaggaggaggatgatgaggatgagtGGGGAGATGAGTCAG AACAACCCGCCAAGAAGCACCGGGGAGAGGGGGATGAGACGATGGAGACGGAGAGTGGGATGTTCAGTCGGAAGGCTCCCTTCCAGAAGACTTCACAAGTGCCCGTAGCTCAGAAAGCCAGGGCTGCAGCCAGGCCAGTCCAGCAGGTCCCCCACGACAGCAGCAAGGACCATCTGAGCGTCTTTGTAAGCAACCTGCCCTTCAGCTTGCAGGACCCTGAGCAGAAGCTGCGGGACGTTTTCCAGAGCTGCGGGCTCATCGAGCAGGTCCGCCCTGTCTACAACCCCCAGGGCACCTTCCGCGGGTACTGCTACGTGCAGTTTGAGAGCCAGGTCTTTGTGCAGGAAGCGCTGAAGCTGGACCGGAAGGAGATTGATGGCAGGCCCATGTTTGTCTCACCCTGTATTGACAAGAACAAGAACCCAGACTTCAAG GTGTTCAAATACAGCACTTCTCTTGAGAGACACAAGATCTTCATCTCTGGCCTGCCTTTCTCTTGCACTAAAGAACAGCTGGAGGGGATGTTCAAAGAACACGGCACTGTCAAAGATATCCGGCTGGTCACTAACCGTTCTGGGAAGCCAAAG GGCCTGGCATATGTGGAGTTTGAGAACGAAGCGCAGGCCTCCCACGCGGTGCTGAAGGTGGACGGGACGGTGTTCCAGAATCACACCCTGAATGTGGCCATCAGTAACCCGCCCCGGAGGAACCCCTCAGACAAGCCGGAGTCCAGCAGGGCGATGGGATCCATGATGCCACCACAGGTCTTTGGAGC AAGAGGGAGGGGCCGCACACAGCTGTCCCTGCTCCCAAGAGCGTTGCATCGTCAAAGCGCCCCGGAGTCGAAGACTGAGAACGGGACACTGCAGAGTCGCCCTGGAGAGCCTGTGCAAGAGACCTCAGCGACGGCACCACCTAAACAGATGTCCAATGCAGACTTCTCCAGATTATTAATGAAGAAGTAA
- the LOC117428066 gene encoding protein adenylyltransferase FICD-like, with the protein MAVLVLRCAGVRVFCGWTPLLCLLVGTFLALLLPLAGVEEKCRATMRGLALLRCHLWGSGMHSTAHSTSLTVPYTEIDILSYKPKPNAEDVLEAKAALHQALEMKRLGKREKAHKLLLHSLNMNPDFVDALTELGIILEEEKDVIQADHLYSKALAISPCNERALVNRDRTQPLVEEIDQRFFSIINSKVRKLMSIPKGNSALRRVMEETYYHHIYHTVAIEGNTLTLSEIRHIIETQYAVPGKSLLEQNEVIGVDAAMKYLNTTLLSRVGSVIITDILEIHRRVLGYVDPVEAGRVRTSQVFVGHHIPPHPQDLDKHLQELVQWLNSEDAMNLHPVEFSALAHYKLVYIHPFVDGNGRTSRLLMNLILMQARYPPITIRKEQRAEYYNALDMANEGDVRPFIRFIAKCTEMTLDTLLIATTEHSVGLPDDSNACSDCKQTIPVMN; encoded by the exons ATGGCAGTTTTGGTGTTGCGATGCGCTGGTGTCCGGGTCTTCTGTGGCTGGACCCCACTGCTCTGTCTGCTGGTAGGCACATTTCTGGCGTTGCTGCTGCCCTTGGCTGGGGTGGAGGAGAAATGCCGAGCCACCATGAGGGGATTGGCACTCCTCAGATGCCACCTTTGGGGAAGTGGTATGCATTCCACTGCTCATTCCACCAGCCTCACTGTTCCCTACACTGAGATCGACATCCTTTCATATAAGCCCAAACCCAATGCAG AGGATGTTTTGGAAGCCAAAGCAGCTCTCCACCAGGCACTGGAAATGAAGCGGCTGGGAAAGCGGGAGAAAGCCCACAAGCTCCTGCTGCATTCGCTCAACATGAACCCGGACTTTGTGGATGCCCTGACGGAGCTGGGCATCATCCTGGAAGAGGAGAAAGACGTGATCCAGGCAGACCACCTCTATTCCAAGGCGCTGGCTATCTCTCCCTGCAATGAGAGGGCGCTGGTGAACCGGGACCGCACGCAGCCCCTCGTAGAAGAGATCGACCAGAGATTCTTCAGCATCATCAACAGCAAGGTGCGCAAGCTGATGTCCATTCCCAAAGGGAACTCGGCGCTGCGGAGGGTGATGGAGGAGACTTATTACCACCACATTTACCACACCGTGGCCATTGAGGGGAACACGCTGACGCTGTCGGAGATCCGTCACATCATCGAGACGCAATACGCTGTGCCTGGGAAGAGCCTGCTCGAGCAGAACGAAGTGATCGGGGTGGACGCTGCCATGAAGTACCTCAACACCACCCTCCTGTCCAGGGTCGGGTCTGTCATCATCACAGACATCCTGGAGATCCATCGCAGGGTGCTGGGCTACGTGGATCCCGTAGAAGCTGGCAGGGTTAGGACCAGCCAGGTGTTCGTGGGGCACCACATTCCTCCTCACCCCCAGGACTTGGACAAGCACTTGCAGGAGCTGGTTCAGTGGTTGAACTCTGAAGATGCCATGAACCTGCACCCTGTGGAGTTCTCTGCCTTGGCTCACTACAAGCTGGTCTACATCCACCCTTTCGTGGACGGCAACGGGCGCACCTCACGCCTTCTGATGAACCTCATCCTCATGCAGGCCAGGTACCCGCCCATCACCATCCGCAAGGAGCAGCGGGCAGAGTACTACAACGCCCTGGACATGGCCAACGAAGGGGACGTGCGTCCTTTCATTCGCTTCATCGCCAAGTGCACAGAGATGACCCTCGACACTTTACTCATCGCCACCACTGAGCATTCTGTGGGCCTGCCTGATGACAGCAACGCTTGCTCAGACTGCAAGCAGACAATACCAGTCATGAACTGA